The Rhizoctonia solani chromosome 4, complete sequence genome contains a region encoding:
- a CDS encoding DnaJ domain protein, translated as MPPADTELDAYEILGLTIEATEKDIKSTYRKLSLKVHPDRHPNNPEAAAKFHELNQAYELLLDPTKRSALDASRKIKLARAERFAAYDSKRKGLQDELEERERAFKKARVVKAQAEQALQEELQRLGEEGRRRRKEKEELLGKNEPEQLAKRSRPPGPVVSGQPPIGPHDTTVRLKYKLATHPTLTTATALAAQLAVFGPVDTGAIVISLKTNKKQPDKPPKFATALVPFETAGDAYSCLCSSGKVDRGLDGIEVSWVTEDEPEIIKWLRVQGNTISNAPQSQDGDAYSSFPTDPTPDAGAPLSQPGLDYESVTLMRMRQLERERLEREILEQEATEE; from the exons ATGCCTCCTGCAGACACCGAACTAGATGCATACGAAATCCTAGGTCTTACTATAGAGGCTACAGAAAAGGACATCAAGTCGACGTACAGGAAATTATCTCTCAAAGTCCATCCTGATCGC CACCCCAACAATCCTGAAGCTGCAGCGAAGTTTCACGAACTAAATCAAGCATATGAACTTCTTCTTGACCCTACCAAACGAAGTGCTCTTGATGCAAGTAGGAAGATTAAACTAGCTCGAGCCGAACGGTTTGCTGCGTACGACTCCAAGCGCAAAGGCTTACAGGACGAACTCGAGGAACGAGAGCGTGCGTTTAAAAAAGCGCGGGTAGTGAAAGCACAGGCGGAACAAGCTCTTCAGGAAGAACTACAGCGACTTGGTGAAGAGGGAAGGCGTCGGcgaaaagaaaaagaggaATTGCTCGGCAAAAATGAACCAGAACAACTAGCCAAGAGATCTCGTCCGCCTGGTCCGGTAGTCTCGGGGCAGCCTCCGATAGGACCGCACGATACGACTGTACGACTAAAGTACAAGCTCGCCACTCATCCAACTTTAACAACGGCAACAGCCCTAGCTGCACAGTTGGCTGTCTTTGGCCCCGTCGACACCGGCGCAATTGTTATCTCGCTCAAGACGAACAAGAAACAGCCCGATAAACCACCGAAATTTGCCACTGCGCTAGTCCCATTTGAGACAGCAGGTGATGCATATTCTTGTCTTTGTTCTTCAGGGAAAGTAGATCGCGGTCTGGACGGCATAGAGGTTAGCTGGGTCACAGAGGATGAGCCGGAGATCATCAAGTGGCTCCGGGTTCAAGGGAACACCATCAGTAACGCTCCTCAGTCTCAAGACGGAGATGCATACTCTTCTTTCCCAACAGATCCA ACGCCGGATGCTGGCGCGCCATTGTCACAACCCGGTTTAGATTATGAATCTGTTACGCTCATGAGAATGCGTCAGTTGGAACGAGAACGACTTGAGCGCGAAATACTCGAACAAGAGGCTACTGAGGAATAA
- a CDS encoding lysozyme, giving the protein MKTVAFITGTLAITGLVSARVTAPLEKRAQPKGIDVSGYQGNVDWAAQKSAGITFAYIKATEGTGYTNPYFNQQYSGSYNVGIVRGSYHFARPDISSGATQANYFLAHGGGWSADGKTLPGALDIEYNPYGATCYGLSAASMVSWIKDFSNTYQSKTGRYPTIYTTTDWWQTCTGNSAAFGSTNALWIARYASAVGTLPAGWAYYTFWQYSSSPLDQDYWNGDAAGLARYAKGS; this is encoded by the exons ATGAAGACTGTCGCTTTTATCACTGGTACCCTCGCTATCACTGGGTTGGTATCAGCAAGAGTTACTGCACCCCTGGAGAAGCGTGCGCAACCCAAAGGTATCGACGTGTCTGGTTATCAAGGCAATGTTGACTGGGCAGCTCAGAAGAGCGCCGGAATCACGTTCGCGTATATCAAAGCCACTGAGGGAACTG GATATACCAACCCCTACTTCAATCAGCAATATAGCGGGTCATATAACGTTGGTATCGTCCGTGGCTCCTATCATTTTGCTCGCCCAGACATCTCTTCTGGAGCCACCCAAGCAAACTATTTCTTGGCCCATGGGG GAGGGTGGTCAGCTGATGGAAAGACACTACCAGGCGCTCTTGATATTGAGT ATAACCCGTATGGCGCGACCTGTTACGGCCTTTCGGCGGCAAGCATGGTTAGTTGGATTAAAGACTTTAGTAATACCTATCAATCGAAGACGGGTCGTTATCCCACTATTTATACTACCACGGATTGGTGGCAG ACATGCACTGGAAACTCTGCTGCATTTGGCTCTACTAACGCCTTGTGGATCGCCCGTTATGCCTCTGCTGTTGGCACTCTCCCCGCTGGATGGGCCTACTATACTTTCTGGCAGTACAGC TCTTCACCCCTTGACCAAG ATTATTGGAACGGGGATGCCGCTGGATTGGCACGTTATGCGAAGGGCTCTTAG
- a CDS encoding aquaporin, Major intrinsic protein family has product MSRSAAPLTGLQNPLELGAHWLSLEFSRIDTTRPACQTSCLLILPEPTSPSTDSISWGRWGVMSGKVHVLKPRVPDVFPGSWAVGARPASMMSGLPVWATTTEIPPLPEFDSDEKTLQHAMNNLLPAPSSSFSNGFKGFFAWDMWSNARLWKAGMVEGASSIAFTFLTGAVGVTVQGYPAAAVGPVVFFANTIILSLFIFGLSTATGAHINPLITLSTTITGLCHPVRAMIYIICQTAGSCIGGALLRGGIGHARALETHNGGCFLDPNGPMSVGMAFCIEFASAFALLFVSYGVGLDPTQKELYGAALGPLLVGALVGMITASTSGLNPGYSGAGIFPGRCFGLQVGVGQFYSHDWVWYVPDFAAAILHGVVYHFAPPYTRECPLSATSCPREGGGGGESSPSSGDTVSLDEEGVVTLEARV; this is encoded by the exons ATGTCCCGTAGTGCGGCACCTTTGACTGGACTACAAAACCCACTTGAACTGGGTGCTCACTGGCTTTCACTCGAGTTTTCCCGCATCGATACG ACTAGGCCTGCTTGTCAAACCAGCTGTCTTCTTATTCTTCCGGAACCCACCAGTCCTTCCACCGATTCAATTTCTTGGGGTCGCTGGGGAGTTATGTCAGGAAAAGTTCATGTACTTAAACCGCGTGTGCCAGATGTGTTTCCTGGCTCGTGGGCTGTTGGTGCACGACCTGCGTCGATGATGAGCGGTCTCCCTGTCTGGGCTACTACAACTGAAATCCCGCCGCTCCCCGAGTTTGACTCTGACGAGAAAACCCTTCAGCACGCTATGAACAACCTCCTTCCTGCACCTTCAAGCTCCTTCAGTAATGGATTCAAGGGCTTCTTCGCCTGGGATATGTGGTCAAATGCCAGGTTATGGAAAGCCGGT ATGGTTGAAGGCGCCTCAAGTATAGCCTTTACATTCTTAACGGGTGCTGTGGGTGTAACCGTCCAAGGTTATCCTGCCGCGGCAGTGGGTCCGGTCGTTTTCTTCGCCAATACTATT ATTTTGTCTCTTTTCATTTTTGGGCTTTCAACCG CTACTGGTGCACATATCAATCCTCTGATCACTCTTTCGACAACAATTACTGGACTATGCCATCCAGTGCGAGCAATGATCTACATTATCTGTCAAA CTGCCGGCTCATGCATCGGTGGTGCCTTGCTTCGTGGTGGTATTGGTCATGCTCGCGCACTCGAAACGCATAATGGCggctgcttccttgatccgaATGGCCCCATGTCGGTTGGAATGGCATTCTGTATCGAGTTCGCGTCGGCGTTCGCTTT GTTGTTTGTATCTTATGGTGTTGGTCTAGATCCCACACAAAAAGAGCTGTATGGCGCTGCCTTGGGTCCGCTATTGGTCGGAGCCTTAGTTGGTATGAT CACGGCCTCTACATCTGGTCTCAACCCCGGTTACAGCGGAGCAGGAATCTTCCCCGGGCGGTGCTTCGGTCTTCAAGTTGGTGTCGGACAGTTCTACAGTCATGATTGGGTATG GTATGTACCGGATTTTGCGGCCGCCATTCTCCACGGTGTTGTCTACCATTTCGCACCTCCTTATACTCGCGAGTGTCCGCTCTCGGCGACTTCGTGCCCTCGTGAAGGCGGTGGCGGTGGAGAATCTAGCCCTTCCAGTGGAGACACTGTCTCGCTCGACGAAGAAGGTGTCGTCACCCTTGAAGCACGAGTTTAA
- a CDS encoding alpha/beta hydrolase family protein codes for MSSQLHPLGYNSKIAKLSSGHHLRYVDIHPPQGTAPIVTVLLIHGFPDSAYGWRHQVKGWSQRGIRLIVPDTIGYTGSSQPTDPQEYSMKSQSDDLEELVRQAGVSENEKIVLVAHDWQGRNHCFADGSIQTGSRERSCQSRYSIHPTVSSICSSGSTGADLSEFWISAILCIASFERGNGFKCMLPFQFIAEKFINALYSSPAKFASAEVPQFEKAGVLERWLQDQSQMTKSDILSKEASAFLVSYWAVKELDTIISQIKAGVGFSAMLNYYRTTQINYELEKDLPQEFRPDMPKLLILPTADPALPADILAQAQQGAKGVEIVWLEGAGHWLMLERPQEVESLVGEWVEKMVAQDWTI; via the exons ATGTCCTCTCAGCTTCACCCCCTTGGGTACAACAGCAAGATTGCGAAGCTCTCTTCTGGTCACCATCTTCGCTATGTCGATATTCATCCACCTCAAGGCACTGCACCTATCGTTACGGTGCTCCTTATACATGGCTTCCCAGATTCGGC CTACGGGTGGCGGCACCAAGTCAAGGGATGGTCTCAACGTGGTATTAGACTTATCGTACCAGATACTATTGGCTACACTGGTAGCTCTCAGCCAACCGACCCTCAAGAGTATAGCATGAAGTCTCAGAGTGACGATCTCGAGGAATTAGTACGCCAAGCCGGCGTTTCTGAGAATGAGAAAATTGTGCTTGTTGCTCACGACTGGCAA GGGCGCAATCACTGCTTCGCGGATGGCTCAATTCAAACCGGATCTCGTGAAAGGAGCTGTCAA TCTCGGTATTCCATTCATCCCACCGTCTCCTCAATATGTTCCTCTGGAAGTACTGGTGCAGATCTTTCCGAGTTTTGGATATCAGCTATACTTTGCATCGCCTCGTTCGAACGAGGCAATGGATTCAAATGCATGCTACCTTTTCAATTTATC GCGGAGAAATTCATAAACGCTCTCTATTCTTCTCCAGCGAAATTTGCTTCGGCTGAAGTCCCTCAATTCGAGAAAGCAGGAGTACTTGAACGTTGGCTTCAAGATCAATCACAGATGACTAAATCGGATATCTTGTCTAAGGAAGCAAGTGCCTTTTTGGTTTCA TATTGGGCTGTGAAGGAACTTGATACAATTATTTCCCAAATCAAAGCGGGCGTTGGCTTCTC TGCCATGCTCAACTATTATCGGACAACCCAAATTAACTACGAGCTCGAAAAAGATCTTCCCCAAGAATTCCGCCCGGATATGCCAAAGCTGCTGATCCTTCCTACAGCAGATCCAGCGCTTCCAGCTGATATCCTCGCACAGGCACAGCAAGGAGCCAAAGGAGTTGAAATTGTGTGGCTAGAAGGTGCAGGCCACTGGTTGATGCTAGAGCGGCCTCAAGAGGTTGAAAGCTTGGTTGGAGAGTGGGTTGAAAAAATGGTAGCTCAAGATTGGACCATATGA
- a CDS encoding asparaginyl-tRNA synthetase → MLSWRAHRALVLRGIRYYSRPAAYVLPHTIKQLLASSPDSEINTTLTGFVRSIRKQKHVAFADISDGSTPFPLQAVIESDGFESDIIHRITSGSNLKLTGKLVKSAGGGQEWDFDVREVEILGHCDPAAYPIQKKTHTHEHLRANAHLRPRTDETSSMLRTRALLNRSICDYFDSEQFIQVHPPIITSNDTEGAGETFRVSPTSEPLEPLELTESNSSTSEAKPEFFGVPAFLSVSAQLHLEALAHSLSRVYTLSPSFRAERSQTNRHLAEFWMLEAELQLATPSLGPLLDVVEGLLRSVFDTYTRSTDAMVRFPEAKAARHALETEWRRVTYTHALEELNRAHDQGVFVKPAGKGKGKDIVPRPMWGQGLRSEHERYLARDSPVFVTDYPADIKPFYMRLNEESTTPPTVACFDLLLPGLGELVGGSVREERLDRLDAALNQRGMVMDELAWYRDLRLYGGGPHAGFGLGFERLVSFVTGLENVRECIAFPRAFGKMKV, encoded by the exons ATGCTCTCCTGGCGTGCACACCGTGCCTTGGTATTGAGAGGCATTAGATACTATTCCAGGCCAGCGGCTTATGTTCTACCCCACACAATTAAACAGCTTTTGGCTTCCTCGCCTGATAGCGAGATAAACACAACTCTCACCGGGTTTGTTCGATCCATTCGCAAGCAGAAACATGTCGCATTTGCCGATATATCTGATGGGAGTACGCCGTTTCCGCTACAAGCCGTCATAGAATCGGATGGATTCGAGTCGGATATTATTCACCG AATCACTTCTGGATCGAATCTGAAGCTCACTGGAAAACTCGTAAAGAGTGCTGGAGGTGGGCAAGAGTGGGACTTTGATGTGAGAGAGGTAGAAATACTTGGTCACTGTGACCCGGCG GCATACCCGATCCAGAAAAAAACTCACACTCATGAGCACCTCCGAGCAAATGCCCACTTGCGCCCACGCACAGATGAGACTTCTTCCATGCTAAGAACCAGAGCCTTGCTCAATCGCTCGATTTGTGACTATTTTGAT TCTGAACAATTCATCCAAGTGCACCCCCCTATCATCACAAGCAACGACACAGAGGGAGCTGGAGAAACCTTCCGCGTCAGCCCAACATCAGAACCCCTCGAGCCTCTCGAGTTGACCGAATCGAATAGCAGTACCTCGGAGGCCAAACCAGAGTTCTTTGGTGTCCCCGCGTTCTTATCCGTATCCGCACAGCTCCATCTGGAGGCGCTCGCGCATTCACTCTCTCGCGTGTATACGttatcaccttcctttcGTGCCGAGCGTTCTCAAACCAACCGGCATCTAGCTGAATTTTGGATGCTTGAGGCTGAGCTACAGCTAGCTACTCCGTCACTGGGTCCCTTACTTGACGTGGTGGAAGGATTGTTGCGGTCTGTTTTCGACACCTACACTAGGAGCACGGACGCAATGGTGCGCTTTCCCGAGGCAAAAGCAGCTCGTCATGCACTAGAAACCGAATGGAGGCGGGTAACGTATACTCACGCTCTGGAAGAGCTCAATCGCGCCCACGACCAAGGCGTGTTCGTCAAGCCAGCAGggaagggaaagggaaaggaCATTGTCCCTAGGCCTATGTGGGGACAAGGGCTACGGAGCGAGCACGAGAGATACCTAGCACGCGACAGCCCCGTCTTTGTAACTGACTATCCAGCCGATATTAAGCCGTTTTATATGCGACTCAATGAGGAAAGTACAACGCCCCCAACTGTCGCGTGTTTCGATCTCTTGCTTCCTGGACTTGGAGAACTTGTTGGAGGGTCTGTGCGTGAAGAGCGTCTCGATCGTCTGGACGCAGCTCTGAATCAGCGAGGCATGGTCATGGACGAACTTGCATGGTACAGAGATTTGAGGTTGTATGGTGGGGGGCCGCATGCGGGTTTTGGGCTCGGATTTGAACGGTTAGTCAGTTTTGTTACCGGGCTAGAAAATGTACGCGAGTGTATTGCCTTCCCCAGAGCTTTTGGCAAAATGAAAGTGTAA
- a CDS encoding Pre-mRNA-splicing factor of RES complex, which yields MSSSMQAYLASKYMSGPKADAILARTSDKPKKKKRKTATEASSSGTGFIHDDDGGWGREKKDSDDEDMKEAQLASDRSFKKTTKSNWEVVQPGDQIPEEATPKDEEPQVVEDDDQPVFRAGLMTADQLKKSMPKKKKPTKEEIDEAAAAAAQETVYRDASGRKIDTKAERAEAARKKREREELEAKKMEWGKGLVQREEEEKRRLELEKEKTRGMARYADDVDLNAEQKAQERWNDPAAAFLTNKKSKGPKKPEYQGPPPPPNRFGIKPGYRWDGVDRGNGFEKKYFQKQNERMRRGAEAYEYSKQAAFNPCHVPGEGFALVATHRPWIYGKGWSFKWGEGSIPPAEDKWTFEFQVR from the exons ATGTCGTCCTCTATGCAGGCTTATCTAGCGTCTAAATACATGTCTGGTCCCAAGGCCGATGCAATTCTGGCACGCACTAGCGATAAGCCgaagaaaaagaaacgaAAAACAGCGACTGAGGCCTCTTCCTCGGGGACTGGTTTCATTCATGATGATGACGGCGGGTGGGGGCGCGAAAAGAAAGACTCTGACGATGAGGATATGAAAGAGGCTCAACTGGCATCTGATCGCTCTTTCAAGAAAACTACCAAATCAAATTGGGAGGTTGTGCAACCGGGAGACCAGATACCGGAGGAGGCCACTCCAAAGGACGAGGAGCCGCAAGTAGTGGAAGATGATGACCAACCTGTGTTTCGGGCCGGTCTGATGACGGCCGACCAGCTGAAGAAGTCTATGCCCAAAAAGAAGAAGCCGACAAAAGAAGAGATCGACGAAGCGGCTGCAGCTGCTGCACAAGAAACGGTGTATCGTGATGCGTCGGGTAGAAAGATCGATACCAAGGCCGAGAGGGCAGAGGCAGCGAGGAAAAAGCGGGAACGAGAGGAGCTAGAGGCGAAGAAGATGGAATGGGGAAAGGGTCTGGTACAACgtgaggaggaggaaaagAGGCGACTAGAGCTCGAAAAAGAGAAAACAAGAGGAATGGCCAG ATACGCCGACGATGTGGACTTGAATGCCGAACAAAAGGCGCAAGAGAGATGGAATGACCCCGCAGCTGCTTTCCTCACG AACAAGAAATCCAAAGGTCCAAAGAAACCCGAGTATCAGGgcccacctccaccccccAACCGTTTCGGTATCAAACCTGGCTATCGTTGGGATGGTGTTG ATCGAGGAAACGGATTCGAGAAGAAATACTTCCAGAAACAGAACGAACGCATGCGGCGTGGTGCCGAAGCATACGAGTATTCG AAGCAAGCCGCTTTCAACCCCTGCCACGTTCCTGGAGAAGGATTTGCGCTCGTAGCAA CCCATCGACCCTGGATATACGGCAAAGGGTGGTCTTTCAAGTGGGGTGAAGGGAGTATACCTCCCGCCGAAGACAAATGGACGTTTGAGTTCCAGGTTCGCTAG
- a CDS encoding glucosamine-fructose-6-phosphate aminotransferase (isomerizing), which yields MCGIFAYCNFLVEKDRKSICDILTSGLSRLEYRGYDSAGIGIDGDKPGDVLLYKEVGKVSGLKKLIAEGSADPTKTFVSQASIAHTRWATHGQPSTRNCHPLRSDPKHEFIVVHNGIVTNSGELRLVLQKRGFVFESETDTEAVAVLCKYIWDSQPSQRITFTSLVKAVLKELEGSFAFVFKSIHFPNEIVTARRGSPLLIGVKTEKKLKVDFVDVEFPSVGDTEKALDTLAPPTESGLLAPPAAAGAGGKIFRSQSRAFMSEDGMPQPIEFFIASDASAVIEHTKRVLYLEDDDIAHVAEGELHIHRLRKDDGQLSAVRAIETLEIELAEIMKGKFDHFMQKEIYEQPESVINTMRGRVNFDTQTVTLGGLRAYLPLIRRGRRIVFSACGTSYHSCLATRAIFEELTEIPVSVELASDFLDRKTPIFRDDVCVFVSQSGETADTILAMRYCIERGALCVGVVNTVGSSISRESHCGIHINAGPEIGVASTKAYTSQYIALIMMAIVLSEDRTSMTERRKQIIDGLHELPAQIKAVLQGDKNFQQLASETLHDSRSLLIMGRGFQYATCLEGALKIKEISYMHSEGILAGELKHGPLALIDENMPVIIIMTRDALFPKVQSALAQITARKGQPIIICNEGDESIPKNAKTIQVPKTVDCLQGLLNIIPLQLLSYHLAILNGFDVDFPRNLAKSVTVE from the exons ATGTGTGGAATCTTCGCATACTGCAACTTCCTGGTGGAGAAG GATCGCAAATCCATCTGTGATATCCTCACATCGGGTCTTTCGCGTCTCGAATACCGTGGCTACGATAGTGCAGGTATCGGCATCGACGGCGACAAGCCTGGCGACGTCCTTCTCTACAAGGAGGTAGGCAAGGTCTCCGGTCTCAAGAAACTCATCGCCGAGGGATCTGCCGATCCAACCAAGACCTTTGTCTCCCAAGCCTCCATTGCCCACACCCGTTGGGCTACCCACGGTCAGCCCAGCACCCGCAACTGCCACCCCCTGCGCTCTGATCCCAA ACACGAGTTTATCGTTGTTCACAACGGTATCGTAACCAACTCTGGTGAACTCCGCCTTGTCTTGCAGAAGCGTGGGTTTGTATTTGAGAGTGAAACCGATACCGAGGCCGTCGCGGTTCTCTGCAAATACATATGGGACTCTCAGCCTTCTCAAAGGATCACTTTCACGTCTTTGGTCAAGGCCGTTCTGAAGGAACTG GAAGGCTCCTTCGCCTTTGTCTTCAAGTCTATTCATTTCCCTAACGAAATCGTTACCGCTCGTCGCGGTTCTCCTTTACTCATCGGAGTCAAGACCGAGAAGAAGCTCAAAGTTGATTTCGTTGACGTCGAGTTCCCAAGCGTTGGCGATACCGAGAAGGCATTGGATACAC TCGCCCCACCCACTGAGAGTGGACTCTTGGCCCCGCCGGCAGCAGCCGGTGCTGGTGGTAAAATCTTCCGGTCGCAATCGCGTGCATTCATGTCCGAGGATGGCATGCCTCAGCCCATTGAATTCTTTATTGCATCTGACGCTAGTGCGGTGATTGAACACACCAAACGTGTGCTATATCTCGAGGATGATGATATTGCGCACGTCGCGGAGGGCGAGCTACACATTCACCGCCTGCGTAAAGATGATGGTCAGCTCTCGGCAGTCCGTGCTATCGAGACACTGGAAATCGAACTCGCAGAGATCATGAAGGGCAAATTTGACCACTTCATGCAAAAGGAAATTTATGAGCAGCCTGAATCTGTCATCAATACTATGCGTGGTCGTGTCAACTTTGATACCCAGACGGTTACATTGGGTGGTCTCCGTGCATACCTCCCTCTCATTCGCCGCGGGAGGCGTATCGTTTTTTCCGCATGCGGTACCAGTTACCACTCATGCTTAGCT ACTCGCGCGATCTTCGAAGAACTGACCGAGATTCCAGTCTCCGTCGAGCTCGCCTCTGACTTCCTTGACCGGAAAACGCCGATCTTCCGTGACGATGTGTGCGTTTTCGTATCTCAATCGGGTGAAACCGCAGACACGATCTTGGCCATGCGTTACTGTATCGAGCGCGGTGCCCTTtgtgtgggtgttgtaaacACGGTCGGGTCATCCATCTCCCGCGAATCCCACTGTGGTATCCATATTAATGCTGGTCCGGAAATCGGTGTCGCGTCCACCAAG GCATACACCTCGCAGTACATTGCTCTCATTATGATGGCCATTGTTCTTTCCGAGGACCGTACTTCTATGACCGAGCGTCGCAAGCAAATTATCGATGGTCTCCACGAGTTGCCGGCTCAGATCAAAGCCGTCCTTCAGGGGGACAAGAACTTCCAGCAGCTCGCTAGCGAGACCCTTCACGATTCCCGCTCCTTGCTGATCATGGGTCGTGGGTTCCAATATGCAACGTGCTTAGAAGGTGCCTTGAAGATCAAGGAAATCAGCTACATGCACTCTGAGG GCATCCTTGCCGGAGAGCTCAAGCATGGACCCCTTGCCCTTATCGATGAGAACATGCCTGTTATTATCATTATGACTCGTGACGCGCTCTTCCCCAAAGTGCAGTCTGCACTTGCGCAGATTACTGCTCGCAAGGGGCAGCCGATCATTATTTGCAACGAGGGTGATGAAAGCATTCCTAAGAATGCAAAGACAATCCAAGTGCCAAAGACTGTCGATTGCCTGCAGGGCTTGTTAAATATCATCCCTCTGCAACTGCTCTCGTATCACTTGGCTATTCTTAACGGATTCGATGTCGACTTCCCAAGGAACTT GGCTAAGTCGGTGACCGTGGAGTAA
- a CDS encoding cytochrome P450 family protein, with translation MSPLVLLITLSVSFVLLGLRVWFTNARAPHQLPPGPPGHFLYGNLREFKSPQRWKIFTKWRELYGGLVHIRVLRRSVVIVNDFQSAVGILTKQSGATAGRPRFVMACELMGFDTATATSQPNEFHRKMRRYMVPALHPRNFSERHPIVAEERDMLLKKLEFAPWDFSQHLRRAVASVVLRFAYSHTVAEDHDPLVELINKSLDSVSVALSSTYLVEFLPILRYIPQWFPGAKFKAQAREWAKIRRESIEAPFLVVRGKMERGVIEPSFLQRLLDKRSQSEGWDSERVQAMKYAAGSLYTAGSDTVGVLQRSRIYRRTFVLTMLLFPDKQRKAQQELDTVLGPGRMPELHDRDSLVYVGALVMEVLRWHPVLPLAIAHVATEDVIHEGYKIPKGTTLLPNIWSMSRDVTMYPSPNEFLPERFLPKSCGGLHDQPAVDPNDFVFGFGRRVCPGRTLATESLWLFAASILTRFEILPWVDEVTGLPVPPEGTYRDGTIAHPQPFKCNFKRRRPEV, from the exons ATGTCCCCCTTAGTCCTATTGATCACCTTGAGTGTATCATTCGTTTTACTTGGCTTGAGAGTATGGTTTACCAATGCACGCGCGCCTCACCAATTGCCACCAGGACCACCAGGGCACTTTCTGTATGGTAATTTACGAGAGTTCAAGTCACCGCAGCGCTGGAAGATATTTACCAAATGGCGAGAGCTCTATG GTGGCCTAGTTCATATCAGAGTCTTAAGGCGATCCGTGGTCATTGTCAACGACTTTCAATCCGCTGTCGGAATCCTCACAAAGCAGTCTGGAGCCACAGCTGGACGACCGCGGTTTGTCATGGCATGTGAACT TATGGGATTTGACACTGCAACTGCTACCTCACAGCCCAATGAGTTTCACAGAAAAATGAGACGATATATGGTCCCAGCGCTTCACCCCCGGAACTTTTCCGAGCGTCACCCAATCGTTGCTGAAGAACGTGACATGCTGTTGAAAAAGCTGGAGTTTGCTCCATGGGACTTCTCTCAGCATCTTCGACG TGCTGTAGCCTCTGTCGTTCTTCGCTTCGCTTACTCCCATACAGTAGCCGAAGACCATGATCCATTAGTTGAGCTCATTAATAAGTCGCTGGATTCTGTATCCGTCGCCTTGTCAAGCACATACCTAGTTGAATTCTTGCCGATAC TGAGGTATATTCCTCAGTGGTTCCCTGGGGCTAAATTCAAGGCTCAAGCTAGGGAGTGGGCAAAGATTAGGCGCGAATCCATCGAGGCTCCCTTCTTGGTGGTCCGGGGTAAAATG GAGCGGGGTGTAATTGAACCTTCATTCCTGCAGCGGTTGTTAGACAAGCGTTCGCAATCAGAAGGTTGGGACAGCGAGCGAGTCCAGGCCATGAAGTATGCTGCTGGGTCACTGTATACGGCAGGCTCCGACACGGTGGGCGTCCTTCAAAGATCTCGAATTTATCGTCG CACATTTGTCTTGACAATGTTGCTTTTCCCGGACAAACAACGGAAAGCTCAGCAAGAACTAGACACCGTATTGGGTCCTGGTAGAATGCCCGAACTTCATGACAGAGATTCCCTTGTCTATGTAGGTGCCCTAGTAATGGAAGTACTGCGGTGGCATCCGGTTCTGCCCCTAG CTATCGCTCATGTCGCTACTGAGGATGTAATTCATGAAGGTTACAAAATTCCCAAAGGAACTACTCTATTACCCAACATTTG GAGTATGTCGAGAGACGTGACCATGTACCCAAGCCCTAATGAGTTCTTACCGGAGCGTTTCCTTCCTAAATCTTGTGGCGGTTTACACGATCAACCAGCAGTAGATCCCAACGATTTCGTATTTGGCTTTGGCCGTCGTGTCTGCCCTGGTCGAACTTTAGCTACCGAAAGTCTATGGTTATTTGCTGCTTCGATCTTGACCAGGTTTGAAATTCTGCCCTGGGTTGACGAGGTCACTGGGCTTCCTGTTCCCCCAGAAGGAACATACAGAGACGGTACAATTGC ACATCCGCAGCCATTCAAGTGCAACTTCAAGCGCCGACGTCCGGAGGTTTAA
- a CDS encoding LSM domain-containing protein, with translation MKLVRFLMKLNNETVTVELKNGSVVHGTLTGVDVQMNTHLKNVKLTSRNREPTALDTLSIRGNNIRYFVLPDALNLDALLVDDAPKPKGKKKDDARGRGRGRGGDRGRGGGRGGPRGRGRGR, from the exons ATGAAGCTCGTAAG ATTTTTGATGAAGTTGAACAACGAGACGGTGACCGTCGAGCTCAAAAATGGTTCAGTTGTGCACGGGACATTGACAG GTGTCGATGTCCAGATGAACACTCATCTTAAAAACGTCAAGCTCACGTCGCGAAACCGCGAACCAACTGCACTGGATACTTTGTCTATTCGCGGGAATAACATTCGGTACTTTGTACTTCCCGACGCGCTCAACCTCGACGCGCTATTAGTGGACGATGCGCCCAAGCCCAAGGGCAAAAAGAAGGATGACGCTCGCGGACGCGGACGAGGCCGTGGTGGAGATCGTGGCCGCGGTGGAGGTCGTGGCGGTCCTCGTGGCCGTGGCCGTGGCCGGTAA